The Pseudonocardia broussonetiae DNA segment GCGGGCGGTCGCGTCCGGCAGGGCGTCGACCATGCGGAGCAGGTCGGGCGCGTCCTGCCCGAGGTCGGTGCCGAGCAGCCGCAGCAGCGCGACGCCGGCGCCGACCTGCAGCCGCGCGGTCGGCATCCGCAGCAGCCCGAGCGCCGCGGCGGCCCCGGGCAGCGTCATCGCCCGCAGCACCGGGGTGACGTCGGGCCCGGCGCCCCCGCTGCCCACCAGCACGAGCCGCTCGGTGCGCTCGGGGAACTGGTAGGCGAACTGCATCGCCACCCCGCCGCCGAGGGAGTGCCCGACCAGCGTGGCCCTCTCGACGCCCAGGACGCCGAGCAGGTCGCGCACGCCGTTGGCGTAGGCGGCCACCGAGTAGTCGGCGCGCGGCTTGTCGGAGCTGCCGTGGCCGAGCAGGTCGGGGGCGATCACCAGGTGCCGGCGGGCCAGCGCGGGGAGCACCGGCGCCCACGTGGCCGAGCTGTCGCCGATGCCGTGCACGAGCACCACCGGCGGGCCGGACCCGGCGATCCGGAACGCCCGCCGGTAGCCGTGCACCATGCGGAACTGCAGCTCGGTGCCGGTCGGCAGGGCGTGGACGGTGGCCATGGTCCGGCCGAGGGTAGGAGCGCCCGGTCACCGCGCCGTTTCCACGACGTGACGTGCTCGGGGGTCAGGAGAGCGCGACGACCGCGGTCCCGTCGTCGTTCGGCAGCTCGTCGACGACGGCGAGCACGTTGACCGACAGCAGCTCGGCCAGGCCGTGGTGCACCGAGAGGAACGCGGTGTCGGCGGCGTCGCGGCCGGTGCCGATCCGCAGCATCGACGGCCGCGGCGCGAGCCCGGTGGCGTCGACGACCCGCCACGACCCGTCCACCCACGCCTCGACGACGGCGTGGAAGTCCATCGGGTCGAGCCCCGGCGCGTAGACGGCGACGAGCCGTGCGGGCACGTCGCGGGCCCGCAGCAGGGCGACGACGAGGTGGGCGTAGTCGCGGCACACGCCCTCGCCGAGCAGCAGCGTGTCGATCGCGTCGTCGGTGGGCTTGCTGGAGCCGCCCAGGTAGAACAGGCGCCCGTGCACGAAGTCGCGGACCGCGGACACGAGCTCACCGGTGTCGTCGATGCCGTCGAACTGCGCGTTGGCGATCGAGAGCAGCCGGTCCGACGGGCAGTAGCGGCTGGGCCGGCGGTAGGCCAGCAGGTCGAGCTCGGTGGTCTCCGGCGCGGGCAGGGCGCCCTCGACGGTGGCCGAGTACTCCAGCACCGTGCGCCCCACCTGCGCGTCGATCACGTGCAGGCGCCCCTCGTGCGGGGCCGCGACCTCCCTGAAGGGGACCGCCTCCCCGTCGCGGGTGATGGAGAGCCGCTCCTCGGCGGGCCGGGTCGCGGCCGCGACCTGGAAGGCGAGGAGGGCGGGCTCGGTGACGTCCAGCTCGAGGAACGCGGTGACGTGACGACGGTGCACGCCGTGATCGTCGCAGCCGTCGATGACGACCACGTGTCCGCACCGCCGTCCGCCCTCACCCCGCCTCGTACCGCGCGGCGCGGATCAGCTCCTCCACCGCGCTGCGCTGCACGCGGAACGACCTCCCGAACCGCACCGCCGGCAGCTCCCCGCTGTGCACGAGCCGGTACACCGTCATCTTCGAGACCCGCATCCGGTCCGCCACCTCGGCCACGGTGAGGAACGGTGCGCCGATCATCCCCGGCACTTCTGCAGCCATCCTGCCCACGCCTCTCGTCCCGCCCCCAGGGGCGCTGTTCACCGTGGGTGGGACAGTACGGGAGCAGGGGCCACCCTCCGGGGTGATCCGACCTGCACCGACGGGTGGCGTCGGGGCCCGATCCGTCCGGTTCGGCACGCGGAGTGCGTGATCGCG contains these protein-coding regions:
- a CDS encoding alpha/beta fold hydrolase, yielding MATVHALPTGTELQFRMVHGYRRAFRIAGSGPPVVLVHGIGDSSATWAPVLPALARRHLVIAPDLLGHGSSDKPRADYSVAAYANGVRDLLGVLGVERATLVGHSLGGGVAMQFAYQFPERTERLVLVGSGGAGPDVTPVLRAMTLPGAAAALGLLRMPTARLQVGAGVALLRLLGTDLGQDAPDLLRMVDALPDATARAAFIRTLRAVVDWRGQVVTMLDRCYLTRGMPTMLVWGARDAVVPVAHAHRAHDAMPGSRLEIFPGAGHFPFHTDPVRFVDLLEDFLTTTAAARWSPHQWRELLRDPEPGPLHAPDQRNAT
- a CDS encoding transglutaminase-like domain-containing protein, giving the protein MHRRHVTAFLELDVTEPALLAFQVAAATRPAEERLSITRDGEAVPFREVAAPHEGRLHVIDAQVGRTVLEYSATVEGALPAPETTELDLLAYRRPSRYCPSDRLLSIANAQFDGIDDTGELVSAVRDFVHGRLFYLGGSSKPTDDAIDTLLLGEGVCRDYAHLVVALLRARDVPARLVAVYAPGLDPMDFHAVVEAWVDGSWRVVDATGLAPRPSMLRIGTGRDAADTAFLSVHHGLAELLSVNVLAVVDELPNDDGTAVVALS
- a CDS encoding helix-turn-helix domain-containing protein, which encodes MAAEVPGMIGAPFLTVAEVADRMRVSKMTVYRLVHSGELPAVRFGRSFRVQRSAVEELIRAARYEAG